The sequence AATGGGCTTGGCCATTGAGGGTATGAAAGAACTTTTCCTGAGTCACTCCTGGTTGCCTGGTTACTGAACCGGTCACAGCCTGGTTGCCTGGCTACCGAACCTCAACCAATGCCTTTGTTGTATAACGGGGCTTCCTTCTTTAAGaaaaaaccacacacacatacacacacagtgaccTGAGTAATTATCTTTGCTCTTCATGGGAATCTATGCAAATGATATGCCAGAAAGCAAATAAAAGCATTACTTACAAAACTGATTTTAGTTTCTTGGAAATGCTTAGGCTCCTGCTGTGAGCTGAGCTCAACATTTTGCAACTTCACTGGTTGTGTTTCTATTGAAACAGAGCCCAACTAACCCAGTGAATGTCGACTGGTCAACTTGACTGGGCGTTGGTGGGAAATGAGTTACGATCAATGTTGATAGGAGAACAGAAACGGGATGAAATAGATGTAAAATATCAATTTTATTGTGATTTCTTGTACAAAGGCTCAGGTACCTAGTTCACAGAACCATCAGTAGCAGCAGCACATCCTAGCAGAGACATGATACAGCAGCACATCCTAGCAGAGACATGATACAGCAGCACATCCTAGCAGAGACATGATACAGCAGCACATCCTAGCAGAGACATGATGCAGCAGCACATACTAGCAGAGACATGATACAGCAGCACATCCTAGCAGAGACATGATACAGCAGCACATCCTAGCAGAGACACGATACAGCAGCACATCCTAGCAGAGACACGATACAGCAGCACATCCTAGCAGAGACACGATACAGCAGCACATCCTAGCAGAGACACGATACAGCAGCACATCCTAGCAGAGACATGATGCAGCAGCACATCCTAGCAGAGACATGATACAGCAGCACATCCTAGCAGAGACATGATACAGCAGCACATCCTAGCAGAGACACGATACAGCAGCACATCCTAGCAGAGACATGATACAGCAGCACATCCTAGCAGAGACATGATGCAGCAGCACATCCTAGCAGAGACATGATGCAGCAGCACATACTAGCAGAGACATGATGCAGCAGCACATCCTAGCAGAGACATGATGCAGCAGCACATACTAGCAGAGACATGATACAGCAGCACATCCTAGCAGAGACACATACAGCAGCACATCCAGAGACATGATGCAGCAGCACATCCTAGCAGAGACATGATGCAGCAGCACATCCTAGCAGAGACATGATGCAGCAGCACATCCTAGCAGAGACATGATACAGCAGCACATCCTAGCAGAGACATGATACAGCAGCACATCCTAGCAGAGACATGATGCAGCAGCACATCCTAGCAGAGACATGATGCAGCAGCACATCCTAGCAGAGACATGATACAGCAGCACATCCTAGCAGAGACATGATGCAGCAGCACATCCTAGCAGAGACATGATGCAGCAGCACATCCTAGCAGAGACACGATACAGCAGCACATCCTAGCAGAGACATGATACAGCAGCACATCCTAGCAGAGACATGATACAGCAGCACATCCTAGCAGAGACATGATACAGCAGCACATCCTAGCAGAGACATGATACAGCAGCACATCCTAGCAGAGACATGATGCAGCAGCACATCCTAGCAGAGACATGATACAGCAGCACATCCTAGCAGAGACATGATGCAGCAGCACATCCTAGCAGAGACATGATACAGCAGCACATACTAGCAGAGACATGATACAGCAGCACATCCTAGCAGAGACATGATACAGCAGCACATCCTAGCAGAGACATGATACAGCAGCACATCCTAGCAGAGACATGATACAGCAGCACATCCTAGCAGAGACATGATACAGCAGCACATCCTAGCAGAGACATGATGCAGCAGCACATCCTAGCAGAGACATGATGCAGCAGCACATCCTAGCAGAGACATGATGCAGCAGCACATCCTAGCAGAGACATGATGCAGCAGCACATCCTAGCAGAGACATGATGCAGCAGCACATCCTAGCAGAGACACGATACAGCAGCACATCCTAGCAGAGACATGATACAGCAGCACATCCTAGCAGAGACATGATGCAGCAGCACATCCTAGCAGAGACATGATGCAGCAGCACATCCTAGCAGAGACATGATGCAGCAGCACATCCTAGCAGAGACACGATACAGCAGCACATCCTAGCAGAGACACGATACAGCAGCACATCCTAGCAGAGACATGATGCAGCAGCACATCCTAGCAGAGACACGATACAGCAGCACATCCTAGCAGAGACATGATGCAGCAGCACATCCTAGCAGAGACATGATGCAGCAGCACATACTAGCAGAGACATGATGCAGCAGCACATCCTAGCAGAGACACGATACAGCAGCACATCCTAGCAGAGACATGATGCAGCAGCACATCCTAGCAGAGACATGATGCAGCAGCACATCTAGCAGAGACATGATGCAGCAGCACATCCTAGCAGAGACACGATACAGCAGCACATCCTAGCAGAGACATGATGCAGCAGCACATCCTAGCAGAGACACGATACAGCAGCACATCCTAGCAGAGACATGATGCAGCAGCACATCCTAGCAGAGACACGATACAGCAGCACATCCTAGCAGAGACATGATGCAGCAGCACATCCTAGCAGAGACATGATGCAGCAGCACATCCTAGCAGAGACATGATGCAGCAGCACATACTAGCAGAGACACGATACAGCAGCACATCCTAGCAGAGACACGATACAGCAGCACATCCTAGCAGAGACATGATGCAGCAGCACATCCTAGCAGAGACACGATACAGCAGCACACAATCGGCTGCCAGGCTTTGTAACACTATCAGCAGAACAAAGTGGATCATATGTGTTTTCAGGTCAGTCTTCCCCAGAATTACATAGTGTTGATATTCAGACAGCATAAGCAACTGACTCTTACATTAATGCATTTGGTTTAGCAGATTTCTAATCATTAGGAATGTTTACACAGAAATATACATAAAGAACTACTTTTTTGTTGAATACTGTGTAGCATGATGACGTAAAGTAAAGGCAACAACAAGCTGCTTAAATagctgtagttatgtagttacaGCACACAACTGTCAACAGCGCGCTACAGTCCTGTTATTGAGTGTTAAAATCAAATGTACAAATATTCAATGATGTCTTCAATCGCCATGCGCTCAAAATAATACAAACTGTTCTTCATTATGTCAGTCATTGTTTGTAATACAGGAGTCATTCAGTAGTCACAACATCACAGTTCACATGCTCTAATACTGGTCTGAGCATACTGAACGCTTGTCAATCAAGGGTGTGTCAAATATCAAATGTATTCTCTGAAAACGTTGATTCCAAGAGATTTGGCATCGGAAGCAGAGCCATATACATATGAGAGGTTAAATACAGGATATGATTGGGATTGGGAGTGGCTTCAGGTGTCCTATTAGGGTAATAGACTCATGCAGCATTTTAATATACAGCCGGGTCGTGTTCTTTAgggcacacaacagaaaacatttTGCAACTGAAAATGTAAAGGAAAACGTAGTTCCTCCTGTCTCAGTCAGTTTTCTCCTGTTTAGTGCCCTAATGAACCCAGTTATTTTCCAGACACACACCTTTATGAAACACCACACAAAGGCCTGCCGCTTCGCTCAGCTGGTGAAAACACACACAAGTCACTTGCTTATTTACAAACACAGCCCCTAAAACAGGCGGCAAACCCACCTCCACCAGGAGAGCTACTGCAGGCTTTTGCTTCGGCCCCACTTTAACTAACACAACCGATTCAGCTGAAAATGGCACCGATGAGCAACTCATTTGTTTAGAATCAGCTGTGTTAGTGTTAGTTAGAGTAGGGCTGGAGAAAAAGCCTGCACACCaagtagctctccaggaggaggGCTAGCCACTTCCAGGATGTGGGGTGAGGGGGGCAGGGCGCAGAGCCAGCAGTTGCCAGCAGTTACAGGAAGGCACTGGGATTGGCTCGAGGGTCTTTCTGGTTCCTGTATTGATATGTTAGCCACACCCCCAGGATCTGAAGCAGGAGTAAAGAATAAACATTACTGAGCCCAGTTTTATCATACTGACCCTACAAATTACAGATcatatactgtaaatatacatTTTCATTCCCTATTAGATTTTATAAACTGCAGTTTACTGTAAGTAAGTTCAATTGATTGAATGCTTGATTGAGACACCAGACCATTCCCTAACTGTATATAAAGGGAGATCTCACCTCAGTGAAGCTGAAGAAGAGGCCTATCCCGCCCGCGAAGCGCAGCACCTCTCCTGCATGCGCCTGGATGTGCTCAGCACACGGTGAACAGGAGTGGTTGGGGAAACAGGCCTGTAGAGGGACACAGAAACACCACACAGACCAGGTAGTCAGGAAAACGGCTTCACAGCCACAATAGTGAATATACAGCAGCTGATATCATCAGAACCAGTTTGCTAAAAATATCAGAGCCATATCAACACAGATGTAAACACACGTTTTTTAGACAATCACATTCGTTGTAATGATACATCTTGATATGTACCAACAGAGCTTGTGACCTGTGATGGACAGGTCAAAGACAGCATACTGCACATTCAGATTCAGTGCACCAGAGGGTTCATTTGTTAATGCTTACAGCGTCACAGGTCCCGTTGTTGTCTACGTGGTAGAAGCCACAGCAGTTGAGACTCTTCTCTACGTCTCTCTGGGTGGTGTGAGAGTTGTTCCATCCCACCTCCAACAGTTGTTCCTAAAACAGGGGTACAACAGCAAGCACTGACCACCATAGATACACCCATATACATTAGGTGCATTACAATGCCTGTATATACAGGACCAGATTTCCAAGGTAGTCTGCTGTTCTTGAACCAGATGGAGGTAAGTCTGAATGAAATAGTGATTTTGAAAGGTACTCCATAGAACATGGAACCGGAACAGCCCGTAGTGCCGAGACATGGGAGGTCCCTAGATCTGAGATTTCACCACAACATTAACCAATAACAGACACATCATGATTCATTAGCATATGttgtctctgtatctatctagAATTGAATCACAAGATTTCTGTGATTTGTCTGAAAAGTAGTTTTTGTTCCTCTAGAACTGAAAGGAATGTTGTTGTGAttgacagcagtgtgtgtgccCACCTGCTGATCCTTGTTGATGGCCAGACAGGCGCTGGAGACGGAGAACTGGACGATGAACACCATGAAGAGGATGATCATATACTGGGCTCCACTGTCAAGGAACAACACTCCAATACACACATTCTCAACACAGAGCTTTTGTAGTTTTGAACCAGTTGGTCACACTTCCGAAGGCAAAGGTTACTTATTTTCAACAGTCAAAGGTTTTATTTCTCTAAACTTCTGTATTAGTAATATGGAATATTATAGATTAATACTATAATAAATGTAAACAGTGTAATAATGACTGAAAGCCAGTCGGTATTATGACCCGATGACTAAGCCAGAAACAGGGGTCGGCAGTGTCTACGCAGGCTGACTACAAAGTGCAATACGATACTAGACCTGGTCTCACAGA is a genomic window of Oncorhynchus keta strain PuntledgeMale-10-30-2019 chromosome 19, Oket_V2, whole genome shotgun sequence containing:
- the LOC118398013 gene encoding tetraspanin-13-like, which translates into the protein MMACSGFTCSKHSLCALNILYVLVSLLMIGIAAWGKWFGLVSSFQVVGGVIGVGVFLFFVALVGLIGAVKHHQVLLFFYMIILFMVFIVQFSVSSACLAINKDQQEQLLEVGWNNSHTTQRDVEKSLNCCGFYHVDNNGTCDAACFPNHSCSPCAEHIQAHAGEVLRFAGGIGLFFSFTEILGVWLTYQYRNQKDPRANPSAFL